DNA from Candidatus Gorgyraea atricola:
AGGTCGAGTTAGGTATGCCCCACAAATGGCAGGTGGTCAAACTTGAGAGTTCCCCAAAGAAGTTTGTTCGCAAGACGGTAGTGAAAAAAGGTCTCTTTGCCAATCTGTTTGCAGTGAGTCGGGAAGCTGAGGCCAGCCCGAACGTGTTCTAAATAAGGTATTGTTGTGCACAAGCTAATTACCCCCCGAATTAGGAAGCTTCTTTATTGTTTACTGGTTTTGTTTGTGCTTTTGGGCGCCAGACTCTTCTGCGTCCAGCTTGGCGCTGCAAAACCATTATCAAAAATAGCCTCGAGTCAATATAAGACCTTTTCCTGTATCCTTCCCAAGCGCGGCATAATCTATGACCGCAATCTAAAAGAACTGGCCGGTTCCATTAATCTCAATTCTATATTTATAGATCCGCTCATGGTAGAAGATAAAGGATCTGCAGCCGCGGATCTTGCCGAGGCCCTGGATATTGATGCGGATAAATTACTCAATAAACTCAATAACCAGAAACGCTTCGTATGGGCGGCCCGCAAGGTTTCTCCAGATGAAGAGATGGCTGTGAGGCGGCTATCTATTAAAGGAGTGGGTTTTGTAAAAGAACCCCAGAGGGTTTATCCCAATGCTAGTCTTGCTAGCCACATAATAGGATTTGTCGGAGTGGATGACGATGGCCTTGAGGGTATTGAGTTAAAATTCGATAAATTTCTCAAAGGCACAGTGGGATGGAGATATAGCATAAGGGACGCGAAGAAACGCGAGGTGCCGGGCTATGAATATAGAGAGATCCCGCCTGCTGATGGAAATGATGTAGTGTTGACCATCGACAGCATAGTGCAGGCATTTGCAGAAAGAGAACTGGACAATGCCTTTAAGGAGCGCAATGCGCAGGGCGCTATGATCGTAGTGATGGACCCTTATACAGGTGATATATTGGCGCTTGCCAACAGACCCACCTATGACCCGAATAAGATCCAGGAATATCCTGTTGAGGCAAGGAGGAATCGCGCGATATGTGATTTTTTTGAGCCAGGTTCAAGTTTTAAAATAGTGACTGCGAGCGCTGTGCTGGCAGAAGGCGTAGTCAAACCAGAGGATGAGTTTTTTTGCGAGAACGGAGAGTTCAAATGGTCCAGGCATATCTATCATGACCACAAACCGCATGGCTGGCTCGCCTTTAAGGATGTGATTAAATATTCTTCAAATATAGGCACCATGAAATCAGCGATCAAGCTAGAAGATAAGAGATTATACAGGTATATCAAGCGTTTTGGTTTTGGAAAAAAAACAGGCATAGACCTCCCGGGCGAAGTGGAGGGGATAATAAGACATCCCAGGCAGTGGTCAAAGCTTTCGCTCTGCAGTATCTCTATGGGCCAGGAATTAACAGTAAGTGCGCTTCAGCTTGCGTGCGCGATATCCACTCTGGCAAATGGCGGCTATTATGTGAAACCAAGGATTGTCAGTAGAGTGCAGGATAAGGCTGGAGGCGCGATTGAGAAGTTCGAACCAAAAAAGATGCACAGGGTTATTTCTGAAAAGACCGCGTCTGAGCTAAGAGAGATATTAAGAGGCGTTGTAGAGGATGGCACAGGCAGGCGCGCCGAGGTGGATGGATATTTTCCCGCGGGCAAGACAGGAACCGCGCAAAAGATAGAGCCAGACGGCACTTATTCACACAGAAAATTCACGGCATCATTCATAGGTTTTTTGCCTTTTGATAAACCCCGCTTTGCCCTGGTGGTTATAATGGACGAGCCCAGGCCAGCTTACTACGGCGGCACTGTGTGCGCCCCTGTGTTTCAAAAAGTAGCAGGCGAGTTGATGCGCTACTATAAGATCAAACCCCTTCTCCCGTCTTCGTAGGCCAGGTTTAAACCTGGCCTACGAAGACGGGAGAAGGCAAAAGAAGGGGTAATGGTTCCGAGATGAGACTTAAGAAGATCATAGACAGTCTGAGTGATGTTAAAAAAATCGAGGGCAAGGTCTCTCTGGAAGTGAAGGGCATTGCTTGTAATTCAAAAGAAGTAAGAGAGGGTTATATCTTTATAGCCTTTCAAGGCGCGCGTTTTAAAGGCACAGACTTTATAGATGAGGCCATAGATAGAGGCGCCTGCGCAGTGATACTGGAAAAGGGCAATACCTCTATATTTAGAAGGGGATGTACCTTTATATATACAGGAAATGCAAGGCATAGCCTGTCTGAGGCTGCCAAAGCCTTTTATGGAGACATCTCCAGCAAGATGCGGCTTATTGGCATTACTGGCACAAATGGCAAGACCACAGTCACATATTTAGTAGAAAGTCTATTCAATGCAATATCTCAAAAGACAGGCGTGATCGGTACAATAAACTACAGGTTTGGAGATCGCCTTATACCAGCATTCAATACAACCCCTGGCGTCTTAAGCCTTTATTCTCTTTTAGCTGAGATGCGTAAGGATAAAGTAAGAAATTGCATACTCGAGGTCTCTTCGCATTCTCTGGACCAGGGCCGCGTGGACACATTGAATTTTGACATAGCAGTATTTACGAATCTGACTTCCGAGCACATGGATTATCATAAAAGAATGAAGAACTATCTTGCCTCAAAGACGAAGCTATTTACAAAGATAAAAACAGGAGGCCATGCGATCATAAATATGGACGATCCGCATGCAGATAAATTTATAGAGGTGGTTAAAAAAGAAGGCAAGGCCAGAATAATAACATACGGTATTGAAAATCCAGCAGATGTACGGCCAGGTGACATAGATATAAAATCTCCTCTTATTGGCCGGCACAATGTATATAATATCCTGGCCAGCGCATCGTGTGGTATTGCCATGGGTATGAGTCGCGAGAAAATCGCGCAGGCAATAGAAAGCATCAGGTCTTTACCTGGCAGGCTCGAGAAAATCGATTGCGGCCAGGATTTTTCAGTGTTTGTGGATTACGCGCATACAGAAAATGGCATTGAGAATGCGTTAAAGGCCCTAAAGGAATTAAGGCCAGATAGACTCATTACTGTGTTTGGCTGTGGCGGTGACAGGGACCGGTCTAAAAGGTCTGAGATAGGCAGGGTATCTTCTGAGCTTTCTGACAAGATATTTATTACAAGCGATAATCCAAGAAGCGAGGAGCCCCTGGAGATCATAAAGGATATAATCAAGGGTGTTCCTGCCCGGAAAAAAAATTACATCATTGAAAAAGATAGGGCCAGGGCGATTGAGCTGGCTTTGAAAGATGCAAAGAGCAAGGACATTGTACTTGTGGCAGGCAAAGGTCACGAGACATATCAGATATTTAAGGACATTACCATTCCCTTTGATGACAGGGAAGTGGTGAAGAGGATATTAAGCGATAAAAATCCAAAATCCAAATACTACCAAATCCCAAATAAATCCAAAATCCCAAATCCCAAAACATGTTTGGGATTTTGAAATTGGGATTTATTTGGTAGTATTGGTAGTATTGGTATTATTGGTAGTATTGGGATTTCATTGAACACGCTATAACCAAGGAGGATATATGTTTACAGTCAAAGATGCCTTGATGTCTACAAAGGGAAGACTCCTCTCAGGAAACCAGAGCGATATACTCATGGGTATATCCACAGACACCCGCCGCATAAAAGGCGGAGAGCTCTTCCTGGCTATTAAAGGCCAGAGGTTTGACGGGCATAATTTTCTATTGGACGCGGTCTCAAGGGGCGCGGGCGGCGTGCTTGTGCAGGATGGCTGTATTGTGAATGCCAAATTTAAATTGCCTGAGACCTCGTTTATCTCAGTACCTGATAGCATAAAGGCGCTTGGCGACATAGCGCATTTCCACAGGTCGAGATTCAAGATACCTGTTATAGGCATTACTGGCTCTAATGGAAAGACCACCACAAAGGAAATGACAGCCGCCATACTCAATAAAAAACTCAACGTGCTTAAAAATTTCGGGACAGAGAATAATCATATCGGGGTGCCTCTTACGCTTATGCGACTTAAACCCGAGCACAAAATAGCTGTCCTGGAGATGGGGACGAACCATCTTGGCGAAGTAAAGCGACTTTCAGAGATAGCCAGGCCCAGCGTAGCGCTCATTACCAATATAGGCCCATCGCATCTTGAGTATCTGAAGGATATGGATACAGTCTTGAAGGCCAAGATAGAGATATTGGAATCTTTAGATAAAGATGCAAAGGTCATCGTAAATGCCGACGACGAATCCTTGAAAAAGATAAAGATAAAACAGAAACTCGTAAAGTTCGGTCTTGATAAAAAGGCGGATTTTGTCGCAGATAAGGTAAATGTCGAGCCCGACGGTATTAGTTTTAGGCTGAACGGAAAATGGAAGATAGAGATGAGCGTGGCGGGCCGTCACAGTGTTTACAATGCCCTTGCAGCAATAGCAGCCAGTTGGGATTTTGGCCTTTCGATCGAGGAGATCATAGAGGCATTGCGAGAGTTCAGGGGGCCGAGTATGAGGATGGAGGTCAAGAGGTTTGGCGACATAAAGATAATAAACGATTCCTATAATTCCAACCCCCTTTCAATGAGGCCGGCAATAGAGGCATTAAAGGATATGACCACCAAGGGCAGAAAGATACTTGTGACAGGAGACATGCTTGAATTAGGGAATCTGTCTGGCAGGTTTCATCATCTGGTTGGCAGGCAGGCTGCTGAGTCAGGCATTGATCTGATAGTCGCTGTAGGTAAGCTCGCTGAGCATGTGGCCAGGGGCGCTCAGGAGGCAGGGATGAGCCAGAAAAAGATAAAGATGTTTAATCTCACTAAAGACGCGCGCGAGACCATGACGAATTTAGTTAAAAAAGGTGATGTAGTTTTGATCAAGGGTTCACGCGCAATGAAGATGGAGGAGATAGTGCAGGGTTTGGAGACTTTATTTTTAACGGGCCAACGGGCCAACGGGTAACGGGCCAACGAAAATGTTATATTATTTATTATATTCCTTAAAAGAGCATTTTTCCGTTTTCAATGTCTTCAGGTACATCACATTCAGGGCTGCGCTTGCCAGTGTCACCGCGTTTTTAATTACGATTATATTCGCGCCGCCTATCATCAGGAAATTACAGGCCCTTAAGATCGGGGAGATAGTAAGAAAAAAGGAATGCCCGGATCTTTACAACCTGCACAAGGATAAACAGGGCACTCCTACCATGGGCGGGATTTTGATTTTACTGGGAATAGGGCTATCCACGATTTTATGGGCTGATGTTAAAAATAGTTTTGTGCTTTTGGCCCTTATGGTGACTGGCTGGCTGGGCGGCATAGGATTTTTAGATGATTATAAGAAACTCAAGCCTTCTAGTAGGCCAGGTTTAAACCTGGCCTACAGAGGCTCCGTCCCCATTAAGAGAGGCCTGACTAAAAGGACAAAGCTTTTTGCCCAGATCCTGGCAGGATTTATTGTAGGGCTTTTTCTATATGTGAATCCAAAGACTACTACCATGCTTGAGATGCCATTTTTCAAGGCATTGACAATAGACCTGGGGATTTTTTATATACCGTTTGTGATATTAGTTATTACTTCTGCTTCGAACGCAGTAAATCTTACTGATGGACTGGACGGACTGGCAATAGGGTGCATTGCCTTGACTGCAGTGGCGTACGCTGGTATGAGTTACGTGACAGGCCACATTGATTTTGCAAATTACCTGGGAATTTACTATCTTCCAGAGGCAGGCGAGCTTACTGTGTTTTGCGCTGCTATATTAGGGGCGGGCCTGGGATTCTTGTGGTACAATTCTCACCCAGCGTCGATATTCATGGGCGATACAGGCGCGCTTGCGCTTGGCGGCGCCATTGGGACAGTCGCTGTTTTTGTAAAGAAAGAGATGCTCCTGCTTTTGGTGGGAGGCATATTTGTCATAGAGGCGCTTTCAGTGCTACTGCAGATAATCTCGTTCAGGTCTACTGGCAAGAGGATATTTAAGATAGCGCCCTTACATCATCATTTTGAGATGTGTGGCTGGGCTGAGTCAAAGGTAACCGTGAGGT
Protein-coding regions in this window:
- a CDS encoding penicillin-binding transpeptidase domain-containing protein produces the protein MGARLFCVQLGAAKPLSKIASSQYKTFSCILPKRGIIYDRNLKELAGSINLNSIFIDPLMVEDKGSAAADLAEALDIDADKLLNKLNNQKRFVWAARKVSPDEEMAVRRLSIKGVGFVKEPQRVYPNASLASHIIGFVGVDDDGLEGIELKFDKFLKGTVGWRYSIRDAKKREVPGYEYREIPPADGNDVVLTIDSIVQAFAERELDNAFKERNAQGAMIVVMDPYTGDILALANRPTYDPNKIQEYPVEARRNRAICDFFEPGSSFKIVTASAVLAEGVVKPEDEFFCENGEFKWSRHIYHDHKPHGWLAFKDVIKYSSNIGTMKSAIKLEDKRLYRYIKRFGFGKKTGIDLPGEVEGIIRHPRQWSKLSLCSISMGQELTVSALQLACAISTLANGGYYVKPRIVSRVQDKAGGAIEKFEPKKMHRVISEKTASELREILRGVVEDGTGRRAEVDGYFPAGKTGTAQKIEPDGTYSHRKFTASFIGFLPFDKPRFALVVIMDEPRPAYYGGTVCAPVFQKVAGELMRYYKIKPLLPSS
- a CDS encoding UDP-N-acetylmuramoyl-L-alanyl-D-glutamate--2,6-diaminopimelate ligase; its protein translation is MRLKKIIDSLSDVKKIEGKVSLEVKGIACNSKEVREGYIFIAFQGARFKGTDFIDEAIDRGACAVILEKGNTSIFRRGCTFIYTGNARHSLSEAAKAFYGDISSKMRLIGITGTNGKTTVTYLVESLFNAISQKTGVIGTINYRFGDRLIPAFNTTPGVLSLYSLLAEMRKDKVRNCILEVSSHSLDQGRVDTLNFDIAVFTNLTSEHMDYHKRMKNYLASKTKLFTKIKTGGHAIINMDDPHADKFIEVVKKEGKARIITYGIENPADVRPGDIDIKSPLIGRHNVYNILASASCGIAMGMSREKIAQAIESIRSLPGRLEKIDCGQDFSVFVDYAHTENGIENALKALKELRPDRLITVFGCGGDRDRSKRSEIGRVSSELSDKIFITSDNPRSEEPLEIIKDIIKGVPARKKNYIIEKDRARAIELALKDAKSKDIVLVAGKGHETYQIFKDITIPFDDREVVKRILSDKNPKSKYYQIPNKSKIPNPKTCLGF
- the mraY gene encoding phospho-N-acetylmuramoyl-pentapeptide-transferase, producing MLYYLLYSLKEHFSVFNVFRYITFRAALASVTAFLITIIFAPPIIRKLQALKIGEIVRKKECPDLYNLHKDKQGTPTMGGILILLGIGLSTILWADVKNSFVLLALMVTGWLGGIGFLDDYKKLKPSSRPGLNLAYRGSVPIKRGLTKRTKLFAQILAGFIVGLFLYVNPKTTTMLEMPFFKALTIDLGIFYIPFVILVITSASNAVNLTDGLDGLAIGCIALTAVAYAGMSYVTGHIDFANYLGIYYLPEAGELTVFCAAILGAGLGFLWYNSHPASIFMGDTGALALGGAIGTVAVFVKKEMLLLLVGGIFVIEALSVLLQIISFRSTGKRIFKIAPLHHHFEMCGWAESKVTVRFWIIAIILVLLSFATLKLR
- the murF gene encoding UDP-N-acetylmuramoyl-tripeptide--D-alanyl-D-alanine ligase, whose product is MFTVKDALMSTKGRLLSGNQSDILMGISTDTRRIKGGELFLAIKGQRFDGHNFLLDAVSRGAGGVLVQDGCIVNAKFKLPETSFISVPDSIKALGDIAHFHRSRFKIPVIGITGSNGKTTTKEMTAAILNKKLNVLKNFGTENNHIGVPLTLMRLKPEHKIAVLEMGTNHLGEVKRLSEIARPSVALITNIGPSHLEYLKDMDTVLKAKIEILESLDKDAKVIVNADDESLKKIKIKQKLVKFGLDKKADFVADKVNVEPDGISFRLNGKWKIEMSVAGRHSVYNALAAIAASWDFGLSIEEIIEALREFRGPSMRMEVKRFGDIKIINDSYNSNPLSMRPAIEALKDMTTKGRKILVTGDMLELGNLSGRFHHLVGRQAAESGIDLIVAVGKLAEHVARGAQEAGMSQKKIKMFNLTKDARETMTNLVKKGDVVLIKGSRAMKMEEIVQGLETLFLTGQRANG